The following proteins are encoded in a genomic region of Dialister hominis:
- a CDS encoding Na+/H+ antiporter NhaC family protein, with the protein MANIVLGIFAAIFFICILTGSELLYALGAGFFLFVGYGLYKKYSLSDVLSMAWKGVMSVRTIFIVFMLIGMLTGVWRASGTIAYIITLASDFIEPSIFILIAFLLNCAVSFLLGTSFGTSATMGVITMSIGMTIGMPPAMVGGAILAGVYFGDRMSPVSTSALLVSVLTEVDLYTNIRNMAKSAVLPFLISCVIYFALGEMLPDAAASAAASADFEELYIFSPILALPAVSILLLSFFRVPVKTNMAVSIALAALLSYTEQAQDPWNILFIMIFGYVSPVPELAPMVNGGGIVSMLHVAAIVCLSASFSGIFQGTGLLDGIHGKLETFARRFGNYPATLLSAIITSLISCSQTLAVILTSQLCGTLNKDKEQFAEDLEDTAIVIPAVIPWSIACAIVLAATSAPLASIPYAFYLYLLPLWKLIHTTFSRRSKSK; encoded by the coding sequence ATGGCAAATATCGTTTTAGGGATTTTCGCAGCCATTTTTTTTATCTGCATCCTGACAGGATCAGAGCTCCTCTATGCGCTTGGCGCAGGCTTCTTTCTTTTCGTCGGGTACGGACTCTATAAGAAGTACAGCTTGTCCGATGTCCTCTCCATGGCATGGAAGGGCGTCATGTCCGTCCGCACCATCTTCATCGTCTTCATGCTGATCGGCATGCTGACAGGTGTGTGGCGCGCTTCGGGAACGATTGCCTACATCATTACGCTCGCTTCCGATTTCATAGAGCCGTCCATTTTCATCCTGATTGCCTTCCTTCTGAACTGCGCGGTTTCCTTTCTCCTCGGAACATCCTTCGGCACGTCCGCCACGATGGGGGTCATCACCATGTCGATCGGAATGACCATCGGTATGCCGCCGGCCATGGTGGGAGGCGCCATCCTTGCCGGCGTCTACTTCGGCGACCGCATGTCGCCCGTCTCGACCTCTGCGCTCCTCGTCAGCGTCCTAACGGAAGTCGACCTCTATACGAATATAAGAAATATGGCAAAATCCGCAGTTCTGCCATTCCTCATTTCCTGCGTGATTTACTTTGCTCTTGGAGAAATGCTTCCAGATGCCGCCGCGTCAGCCGCAGCTTCTGCAGACTTTGAAGAGCTCTATATCTTTTCGCCCATCCTTGCGCTGCCTGCCGTTTCCATTCTCCTCCTCAGCTTCTTCCGCGTACCCGTCAAAACGAATATGGCCGTCAGCATCGCTCTGGCGGCGCTTCTTTCCTACACCGAGCAGGCGCAGGATCCATGGAATATCCTTTTCATCATGATCTTCGGCTACGTTTCGCCCGTCCCGGAACTTGCGCCCATGGTCAATGGGGGAGGCATCGTATCCATGCTCCATGTCGCCGCCATCGTCTGCCTCTCCGCTTCCTTCTCCGGCATTTTCCAGGGGACGGGACTTCTGGACGGCATCCATGGGAAACTTGAAACCTTTGCACGCCGCTTCGGGAATTATCCGGCGACGCTGCTCTCTGCCATCATCACGAGCCTCATTTCCTGCAGCCAGACGCTCGCAGTCATCCTTACATCCCAGCTCTGCGGGACACTCAATAAGGACAAGGAGCAGTTTGCGGAAGACCTGGAAGACACAGCTATCGTCATCCCCGCCGTCATTCCATGGTCCATCGCCTGCGCCATCGTCCTCGCCGCGACCAGCGCGCCCCTCGCATCCATTCCCTATGCCTTCTACCTGTACCTGCTGCCGCTCTGGAAGCTGATTCATACGACCTTTTCGCGCCGCAGCAAAAGCAAGTGA
- a CDS encoding DUF2284 domain-containing protein, whose amino-acid sequence MTEQDLQDLIKEAKEAGASDAKKVDIASVKLAAWPRMKCQFGCPNYGKTLCCPPYTPELPFMKQFIGEYKNGIIIQYTVTLTEEDCKDWTKVDTGVTNGLLEVLLKVERSAMLKNYYKAFALKAGRCRLCETCNLKHCVHPLEARPSLEACGIDVFALIKDNGYRSEMLTGPVKKLPVYGMVLID is encoded by the coding sequence ATGACTGAACAAGATTTACAGGACCTGATCAAAGAGGCCAAAGAAGCAGGCGCATCCGATGCGAAAAAAGTCGACATCGCCAGCGTCAAACTCGCCGCCTGGCCGAGAATGAAGTGCCAGTTCGGCTGCCCGAACTACGGAAAGACGCTCTGCTGCCCGCCGTACACACCAGAGCTTCCTTTCATGAAACAATTCATCGGTGAATACAAGAATGGCATCATCATCCAGTACACCGTCACACTCACCGAAGAAGACTGCAAAGACTGGACCAAAGTCGACACAGGCGTCACAAACGGCCTTCTCGAAGTACTGCTGAAAGTAGAAAGAAGCGCTATGCTGAAGAACTACTACAAAGCCTTCGCACTGAAAGCCGGCCGCTGCCGTCTCTGTGAGACCTGCAATCTCAAGCACTGCGTCCATCCGCTCGAAGCAAGACCGTCGCTCGAAGCCTGCGGCATCGACGTCTTCGCTCTTATCAAAGACAACGGCTACCGCTCCGAAATGCTCACCGGCCCCGTCAAGAAACTTCCCGTCTACGGCATGGTACTCATAGACTGA
- a CDS encoding IS3 family transposase, translating into MKEVHEETNISIESLCRLSKVSRAAYYGWLNHIKSGRELLREKVAQEVVKIHQEYPDMGYRRMNDWIKKYSESHLMVSDSLVLRVRRILNIKSVIKYKTDGCTRNAKDPKYIFENLLNRDFDAGVSNARWMTDVTEFKYTTADGVLHKLYLSAIIDGHDRRIVSYVIGDRNNTALAFETMEKALKENPGAHPMIHTDRGFQYTSNGFHKIVEKAGLVHSMSRVGCCADNGLMEGFWGMLKRERYYTRKFTSRKAVVSMINGYIYFYNNKRIQRKLHLLAPMEVFNAAPMAA; encoded by the coding sequence ATAAAAGAAGTCCATGAAGAAACCAACATCTCCATAGAAAGTCTCTGCCGACTCTCAAAGGTCTCCAGGGCAGCTTATTACGGCTGGCTGAATCATATTAAGAGCGGCCGTGAACTGCTGAGAGAAAAGGTCGCACAGGAGGTCGTGAAAATCCATCAGGAATATCCGGATATGGGATACCGCCGGATGAACGATTGGATCAAGAAGTATAGCGAGAGCCACCTTATGGTAAGTGACAGTCTGGTTCTTCGTGTCAGGCGGATACTTAATATTAAGTCCGTGATCAAATACAAGACCGATGGCTGCACTCGTAACGCAAAGGATCCAAAGTACATTTTTGAAAACCTGCTGAACCGTGATTTCGATGCAGGCGTATCCAATGCAAGATGGATGACGGATGTCACCGAATTCAAATACACAACGGCTGATGGAGTTTTGCATAAGTTATATTTAAGCGCCATTATTGATGGCCATGACCGTCGGATTGTCTCTTATGTCATCGGCGACAGAAACAATACTGCACTGGCTTTTGAGACAATGGAAAAGGCGCTTAAAGAGAATCCAGGAGCACATCCAATGATTCATACTGACCGCGGATTCCAGTATACAAGCAACGGATTCCATAAGATCGTTGAAAAAGCAGGACTGGTTCACAGCATGTCCCGCGTAGGCTGCTGTGCAGACAACGGTCTGATGGAAGGGTTCTGGGGAATGCTGAAGCGCGAACGTTACTACACACGTAAATTCACCAGCCGCAAAGCAGTGGTAAGCATGATCAACGGCTACATCTACTTCTACAACAACAAACGCATTCAGCGCAAATTACATCTTTTAGCCCCAATGGAAGTATTCAATGCAGCTCCAATGGCTGCATGA
- a CDS encoding helix-turn-helix domain-containing protein, with product MLDQIASYLYQGVTITQAAENLHMSRITFRKWVLRYKEEGFKGLRPRQHLSYYSNQMKIQAVKEYLKGGVSMLSVCAKYRISGTLSLKTWIEAYNEHKLTDLVSEGGDLMGKRQQSVKEERVRIVQECIASGCDYNKIAKKYNMSYQTLYTWVKKFKEMGEVGLEDYRGKPIRLQTPRTEEERLRQENARLFEEKKDLIAEIALLKKRWR from the coding sequence ATGTTAGACCAGATTGCTTCATATCTCTATCAGGGTGTTACGATTACCCAGGCAGCTGAAAATCTTCATATGAGCCGCATAACATTCAGAAAATGGGTTCTCCGGTATAAAGAGGAGGGCTTTAAGGGATTGCGGCCCAGGCAGCATTTGTCTTACTACTCCAATCAGATGAAGATCCAGGCCGTAAAGGAATATCTTAAAGGCGGCGTTTCCATGCTTTCCGTCTGTGCCAAATACAGAATTTCCGGCACTCTCTCCCTTAAAACATGGATTGAGGCGTATAATGAGCATAAGTTGACAGACCTCGTTTCTGAAGGAGGAGATCTTATGGGCAAACGCCAGCAATCGGTCAAGGAAGAGCGAGTCAGAATCGTTCAGGAGTGCATCGCCAGTGGATGCGATTACAACAAGATAGCCAAGAAGTACAACATGTCCTACCAAACACTCTACACATGGGTAAAAAAGTTCAAGGAGATGGGAGAAGTTGGTCTTGAGGATTACAGAGGAAAGCCAATCAGGCTCCAAACGCCCCGGACCGAAGAAGAACGGCTGCGTCAGGAGAATGCCAGACTTTTTGAAGAGAAGAAGGATCTTATAGCAGAGATTGCCCTGCTAAAAAAAAGATGGAGATAG
- a CDS encoding D-alanyl-D-alanine carboxypeptidase family protein, protein MKSSCKVLFSFLAFLLLSIEGAFAAAPEITADAAVIYDPAAKVFLYEKNGTKKEYPASMTKIMTAILSFEKATPYDTVKVSRNAADIESTALSGGEWIALGQLRNQMMLISDNGAATAIGETISGNLPRFTDLMNAKAKEIGATHTHFVNANGMPDPDHYSTAEDMAKIAAYAMKNPKFRQLVGTREKQVHYMRPNETVTFGNTNELLYSYPGATGIKTGYTRAAGGCLAGSAIRDGKELIVIVMHSQNTDTRFTEAAKLLDYGFSLEKEGAVKTPVKAPGKKVKKAA, encoded by the coding sequence ATGAAATCTTCGTGCAAAGTCCTCTTTTCGTTTCTTGCTTTCCTTCTTCTCTCCATCGAAGGCGCTTTTGCGGCGGCTCCGGAAATCACAGCGGATGCCGCTGTCATTTACGATCCTGCTGCCAAGGTGTTCCTGTACGAAAAGAACGGGACGAAGAAGGAATATCCGGCCAGCATGACAAAGATCATGACGGCGATTCTTTCTTTTGAAAAAGCGACGCCCTACGATACGGTCAAGGTGAGCCGGAATGCTGCTGATATCGAATCGACGGCGCTGAGCGGCGGCGAATGGATTGCTCTTGGCCAGCTCCGGAATCAGATGATGCTGATCTCGGATAACGGCGCGGCAACGGCGATCGGAGAAACGATTTCCGGCAATCTCCCCCGCTTTACGGACCTCATGAATGCGAAGGCGAAGGAAATCGGCGCAACGCATACCCATTTCGTCAATGCGAACGGCATGCCCGACCCGGATCATTACTCCACGGCAGAGGACATGGCAAAGATCGCGGCGTATGCGATGAAGAATCCGAAATTCCGCCAGCTGGTAGGGACGCGCGAAAAGCAGGTCCACTACATGCGTCCGAATGAAACGGTCACCTTCGGCAATACGAATGAGCTTCTCTACTCCTATCCGGGAGCGACGGGCATCAAGACGGGATACACCAGAGCGGCTGGAGGCTGCCTTGCGGGATCTGCCATCCGTGACGGCAAGGAACTCATCGTCATCGTCATGCATTCCCAGAATACGGACACACGCTTCACCGAAGCTGCCAAGCTTCTCGACTACGGCTTCTCTCTTGAAAAAGAGGGCGCTGTGAAGACACCGGTGAAAGCACCTGGCAAGAAAGTGAAGAAAGCGGCGTAA
- a CDS encoding DMT family transporter: MAYALMFFAIGMELTGTTLLKYSQGFTKLLPTIGCLVSYFICFFSFSRALNDLNLGLAYATWSGVGIVASVLISWFLFGEKLNGWGILAVAMIIIGCIILNVFGTDH; encoded by the coding sequence TTGGCTTATGCTTTGATGTTTTTTGCCATCGGCATGGAACTGACGGGAACGACGCTTCTCAAGTATTCGCAGGGGTTCACGAAGCTTCTGCCGACGATCGGCTGCCTCGTTTCCTACTTCATCTGTTTCTTCTCATTTTCCCGCGCGCTTAATGATCTGAATCTGGGCCTGGCGTATGCGACCTGGAGCGGCGTCGGCATCGTGGCGTCTGTCCTCATTTCCTGGTTCCTCTTCGGCGAGAAGCTGAACGGCTGGGGCATTCTCGCCGTCGCCATGATTATTATCGGGTGCATTATACTGAACGTGTTCGGCACTGATCACTAG
- a CDS encoding NCS2 family permease, with translation MEKNAGLLERIFHLKDSGTTAKTEIMAGITTFMTMAYILAVNPSIMSTTGMDKAAVLTATAIAGFMGTMLMAVFANYPFALAPGMGLNAFFAYTVIGQMGYSWQMALAAVFVEGIIFIILSLTSVREAIFNAIPMNLKRAVSAGIGVYICFIGLASAHVIVANPATKVSLFSFKGAMAAGTFHTAGVPVVLAIVGILFTAILIAKKVRGNILWGIVFTWVLGIICELTGVYVPDPSAGAFSTLPDLSNGLASFIPASMDPILFQLDFSQLATFNFVVVFLAFLFVDLFDTIGTLIGVSSKANMLDKNGKLPHIKGALMADAVATAGGALLGVSTTTTYVESAAGVSEGGRTGLTAVTVSILFLLSLFFSPFFMAIPAFATAPALVSVGFLMFTAVTGIDFADPTEAFPCYLTIIAMPFTYSIAEGIAFGIISYTLINLLAGNRSKVSLLMIILTVLFVMKYIFI, from the coding sequence ATGGAAAAAAACGCAGGTCTCCTCGAGAGGATCTTCCATCTCAAAGACAGCGGGACCACGGCCAAAACGGAAATCATGGCCGGTATCACCACTTTTATGACGATGGCATATATTCTCGCCGTCAACCCGAGTATCATGAGCACGACGGGCATGGACAAGGCTGCTGTTTTGACGGCAACTGCCATTGCCGGCTTCATGGGTACCATGCTGATGGCAGTATTTGCCAATTATCCATTCGCGCTTGCGCCCGGCATGGGGCTGAACGCATTCTTCGCCTATACGGTCATCGGCCAGATGGGCTATTCCTGGCAGATGGCTCTGGCCGCTGTCTTCGTTGAAGGTATCATCTTCATCATTCTTTCATTGACGAGTGTCCGCGAGGCGATCTTCAATGCGATTCCGATGAATCTGAAGAGGGCAGTTTCCGCCGGCATCGGCGTCTATATCTGCTTTATCGGTCTGGCTTCGGCTCATGTCATCGTAGCTAATCCTGCGACGAAGGTTTCTCTCTTCTCGTTCAAGGGCGCTATGGCAGCCGGCACTTTCCATACGGCTGGCGTTCCGGTCGTTCTTGCAATCGTCGGTATTCTTTTCACCGCTATACTGATTGCCAAGAAGGTCAGAGGCAATATCCTCTGGGGCATCGTCTTCACATGGGTTCTCGGTATCATCTGCGAACTGACCGGCGTTTATGTTCCGGATCCTTCCGCCGGTGCTTTCAGTACGCTGCCGGATCTGTCCAACGGTCTTGCCTCTTTCATTCCGGCAAGCATGGATCCGATTCTTTTCCAGCTTGACTTCTCCCAGCTGGCGACCTTCAATTTTGTCGTCGTTTTTCTGGCATTCCTCTTTGTTGACCTCTTTGATACGATCGGCACGCTGATCGGCGTTTCCTCCAAAGCAAACATGCTCGACAAGAACGGCAAGCTCCCGCACATTAAGGGCGCCCTGATGGCTGACGCTGTCGCTACGGCAGGCGGCGCACTGCTGGGCGTTTCCACAACAACGACTTACGTAGAATCTGCAGCAGGCGTTTCTGAAGGCGGCAGAACGGGTCTGACCGCTGTCACGGTTTCCATCCTGTTCCTGCTTTCTCTCTTCTTCTCGCCTTTCTTCATGGCTATCCCGGCATTCGCTACAGCTCCGGCTCTGGTATCTGTCGGCTTCCTGATGTTCACGGCTGTCACCGGCATCGATTTCGCTGACCCGACGGAAGCATTCCCATGCTACCTGACGATCATCGCTATGCCTTTCACCTACAGCATCGCAGAAGGCATCGCTTTCGGCATTATTTCCTACACGCTGATCAATCTGCTGGCAGGAAACCGCTCGAAGGTCAGCCTGCTGATGATCATCCTGACAGTACTCTTTGTCATGAAGTATATTTTTATCTGA
- a CDS encoding radical SAM protein codes for MSICNICPRACKIERKRSASDRGTVGYCASGMLPVISRAALHHWEEPCIAGTRGAGTVFFAGCNLSCVYCQNYEISEMRKGIEVSVDRLKEIYQELIRQGAHNIDLVTPTHYTHAIFQSLRDPLPVPVVYNCGGYESVHTVAFLRNKVQCWLPDLKYMDSKASKRYSDAPDYFEKASAAIEQMFRQTGPYEIGPDGILKKGVLIRHLILPGQVEDTKRIMEYIAETFAPGDVLFSLMRQYIPYRRASEFPEINRRITDEEYEECESYMEDLGITDGYVQAKESSDKAFIPIFDGTGVLESAHEGLDQK; via the coding sequence ATGAGTATCTGCAACATCTGCCCAAGGGCATGCAAAATAGAAAGGAAGCGCTCGGCTAGTGACCGCGGCACCGTCGGCTACTGCGCCAGCGGCATGCTTCCCGTCATTTCCAGAGCTGCGCTCCATCACTGGGAAGAACCCTGCATCGCAGGAACCAGAGGCGCCGGCACCGTCTTCTTCGCAGGATGCAACCTCTCCTGCGTCTACTGCCAGAACTACGAAATCAGCGAAATGAGGAAAGGCATAGAAGTCTCCGTCGACCGCCTGAAAGAAATCTATCAGGAGCTCATCCGCCAGGGCGCCCACAACATTGACCTCGTCACGCCCACCCATTACACACACGCCATATTCCAGAGCCTGAGAGACCCGCTGCCCGTCCCCGTCGTCTACAACTGCGGCGGCTACGAAAGCGTCCACACAGTCGCTTTCCTGAGAAATAAAGTCCAGTGCTGGCTCCCTGACCTCAAGTACATGGACAGCAAAGCATCCAAACGCTACAGCGACGCCCCGGACTACTTCGAAAAAGCCTCCGCCGCCATTGAGCAAATGTTTCGTCAGACCGGCCCCTACGAAATAGGCCCCGACGGCATCCTCAAAAAAGGCGTCCTCATCCGCCACCTCATCCTCCCCGGCCAGGTAGAAGACACCAAGCGCATCATGGAATACATAGCAGAAACCTTCGCCCCCGGCGACGTCCTCTTCAGCCTCATGCGCCAGTACATTCCATACAGAAGAGCCAGCGAATTCCCCGAAATCAACCGGAGAATCACAGACGAAGAATATGAGGAATGCGAAAGCTACATGGAAGACCTCGGCATCACCGATGGCTACGTCCAGGCCAAAGAAAGCTCCGACAAAGCCTTCATCCCCATCTTCGACGGCACAGGGGTCCTGGAAAGCGCCCACGAAGGCCTCGACCAGAAATAA
- a CDS encoding thioesterase family protein, which yields MEIKEGMTGKAVLTVDTPHTARVMKSGSLDVLATPILSALMEEASCAAIAEALDEGMTTVGGSISLVHKAPTLPGDTVTATAVVTGVKGKKITFTIRAEDSAGEVGTADHTRFIVEADPFMDNAGKRKNKE from the coding sequence ATGGAAATCAAAGAAGGAATGACAGGAAAAGCGGTCCTTACGGTGGATACGCCTCATACAGCGCGCGTGATGAAGAGCGGCTCGCTCGATGTCCTCGCTACGCCGATTCTCTCGGCGCTCATGGAAGAAGCTTCCTGCGCCGCTATCGCAGAAGCTCTGGATGAAGGGATGACGACGGTCGGAGGTTCCATCTCCCTCGTCCACAAAGCCCCCACCCTTCCAGGCGACACCGTCACAGCAACGGCTGTGGTGACTGGCGTGAAGGGAAAGAAGATCACATTCACCATCCGCGCAGAAGACTCTGCCGGTGAAGTGGGCACGGCAGACCACACACGCTTCATAGTCGAAGCCGATCCTTTCATGGACAATGCAGGGAAGAGAAAGAATAAGGAATAA
- a CDS encoding IS110 family RNA-guided transposase: MICVGIDVSKRKSTVCFMAPGDKIIRRPFDVKHTKEELQPLVDEIRVQAKYDEIKVVMESTGVYHLSIAYFLQQNGIFVSVVNALKVANFNKAENFRHTKTDSIDSTNIARYGIAYWAKLPQFDLNGDKYFLLKRLCDAYLNFSEERSRILLQLQSQLEQTMPGIFDLFGGFDINSGKDKLLDFLERYCHIEDIIAKSEAEFVASYCGWAKEKGYRSNESKAATIYAQAKNGIPSIPNNPIVRETIMWYVGLLRRADETLMASLTRMEDIARDLPEYELVGEMGGVGRVTRVALIAQIGDVRRFKNKHSLICFAGLTPSIHESGKFRALQNHIVKKGPARLRKVLYQVMMLLVMHKIPKDDAVYRFIKKKEAEGKYKKVAKVAGMAKFLRIYYGRVMHLYRDLGLAA, encoded by the coding sequence ATGATCTGTGTAGGTATTGATGTATCCAAGAGAAAAAGTACGGTGTGTTTCATGGCGCCTGGCGACAAGATCATCCGCAGGCCCTTTGATGTTAAGCACACAAAAGAGGAACTTCAGCCTCTGGTCGATGAAATTCGGGTACAAGCAAAGTATGACGAGATAAAAGTCGTCATGGAATCAACAGGCGTCTATCACCTGTCGATAGCCTATTTCTTGCAGCAGAATGGGATTTTTGTATCTGTCGTCAACGCTCTGAAGGTTGCTAATTTTAATAAGGCAGAGAACTTCAGACACACAAAGACAGACTCCATCGACTCCACGAATATTGCCAGATATGGAATCGCTTATTGGGCAAAGTTACCGCAATTCGATCTTAATGGAGATAAGTATTTCCTCTTGAAGAGACTCTGCGATGCTTATCTTAACTTTTCGGAGGAAAGAAGCCGCATCCTTCTCCAGCTGCAAAGTCAATTGGAGCAGACCATGCCAGGAATCTTCGATCTTTTCGGAGGATTCGACATAAACAGCGGTAAAGACAAACTGCTGGATTTCCTGGAAAGGTATTGCCACATTGAGGATATTATTGCTAAATCGGAAGCAGAATTTGTCGCATCTTATTGCGGATGGGCAAAAGAAAAAGGATACCGTTCCAATGAGAGTAAAGCAGCGACGATCTACGCTCAAGCAAAGAATGGTATCCCTTCCATCCCCAATAATCCAATTGTTAGAGAAACCATCATGTGGTATGTCGGATTACTGAGAAGAGCCGACGAAACTCTTATGGCTAGTTTAACACGAATGGAAGATATAGCCAGGGATCTGCCGGAATATGAACTCGTCGGCGAGATGGGCGGAGTCGGAAGAGTTACCAGAGTAGCGCTTATTGCCCAGATCGGAGATGTGAGACGCTTTAAAAACAAGCATTCTCTGATCTGCTTTGCAGGCCTGACCCCATCAATACATGAATCAGGGAAATTCCGAGCCTTGCAGAATCACATAGTAAAGAAAGGTCCTGCGCGGCTGCGGAAAGTATTGTATCAAGTAATGATGTTGTTAGTTATGCATAAAATCCCCAAAGATGATGCAGTATATAGGTTCATAAAGAAGAAAGAGGCAGAAGGAAAGTATAAAAAAGTAGCAAAAGTAGCAGGAATGGCTAAGTTTTTACGAATATACTACGGCCGGGTGATGCATTTGTATCGCGACTTAGGCCTTGCTGCGTAA
- the mltG gene encoding endolytic transglycosylase MltG, with translation MDDKKTNSGENKPEVKAPEISSPEKESPVDRIRHLTQKQMAALGCGLFALLILAGGFYFYAVDRPSLSGKVTISVPKEATGTYIADMLEKKGVIKSSEMFRFYMRILGDGTKLQSGVYSMHQGLSIREAAQELKSGKADTVTVTIPEGSTVRQMGEIFAKSGIAGTPDFVKEASTYGPLPYMYGPVAAPVKGEGFLFADTYSFPLDYTARQICDVMYKRTNEMLTPEIRREAEAKHMTLHDLITIASMVEREAKFKEDQVPIASVILKRLEVGMPLQIDATVQYALGAQKEELTVADTKIDSPYNTYIHPGLPPGPIGSPGMEAIRAVLKAQPGEYLYYVAKEDGHHVFTKTYDEHRAETETIYGSSS, from the coding sequence TTGGACGATAAAAAGACAAATTCCGGGGAGAACAAGCCGGAAGTAAAAGCTCCCGAGATTTCTTCACCGGAAAAGGAAAGTCCCGTTGACCGGATCAGGCATCTCACGCAGAAGCAGATGGCAGCACTTGGCTGCGGACTCTTCGCGCTCCTGATTCTCGCGGGCGGATTCTATTTCTATGCTGTCGACAGGCCTTCGCTTTCCGGCAAGGTCACTATCAGCGTACCAAAAGAAGCGACAGGGACATACATTGCGGACATGCTCGAAAAGAAGGGCGTCATCAAGAGCAGTGAAATGTTCCGCTTCTACATGCGCATTCTCGGCGACGGAACGAAGCTTCAGAGCGGCGTCTACTCGATGCATCAGGGCCTCTCCATCCGTGAGGCTGCCCAGGAACTCAAGAGCGGCAAGGCAGATACCGTGACCGTCACGATTCCGGAAGGCAGCACCGTCCGTCAGATGGGCGAGATCTTTGCCAAGTCTGGAATCGCCGGCACTCCGGATTTTGTGAAGGAAGCATCGACCTACGGACCGCTTCCGTACATGTACGGCCCGGTCGCCGCGCCCGTCAAAGGCGAAGGTTTCCTTTTCGCGGATACATACAGCTTCCCGCTAGACTATACCGCGCGCCAGATCTGTGACGTCATGTACAAGAGAACCAACGAAATGCTGACGCCGGAAATCCGCAGGGAAGCCGAAGCGAAGCACATGACGCTCCATGACCTCATCACCATCGCATCCATGGTCGAACGCGAGGCAAAGTTCAAGGAAGACCAGGTGCCGATCGCATCCGTCATCCTGAAACGTCTGGAAGTCGGCATGCCGCTCCAGATCGACGCGACCGTCCAGTACGCCCTTGGTGCGCAGAAAGAAGAACTCACCGTCGCCGATACGAAGATCGACTCCCCATACAATACCTACATCCATCCGGGCCTGCCGCCCGGACCGATCGGAAGCCCGGGCATGGAAGCCATCCGTGCCGTACTGAAAGCCCAGCCGGGCGAGTACCTGTACTACGTCGCCAAAGAAGACGGACACCATGTCTTCACCAAGACATACGACGAGCACCGGGCAGAAACGGAGACCATCTATGGATCAAGCTCCTGA
- a CDS encoding O-methyltransferase — translation MDQAPDTASIKKKLETIAERDNVPIIRAAERDLLLEAAEPVMPGRILEIGTAIGYSALLLAERFPSSEIDTIEVDPERHEIAVSAMKEAGMEDRVHCHLGDAADILKTLSGTYDFLYLDGPKGQYLRELMEIEPKLSPRAVICADNVLFRGLVRSSEPVAHRYRTLVMRLREYISYVEEKYNTVIYEEGDGLAVSSPKDIKR, via the coding sequence ATGGATCAAGCTCCTGATACCGCCTCCATCAAAAAGAAACTGGAAACCATCGCTGAAAGAGACAATGTGCCCATCATACGCGCTGCGGAAAGAGACCTCCTTCTTGAGGCCGCAGAGCCCGTTATGCCCGGGCGCATCCTGGAAATAGGGACAGCGATCGGATACTCCGCGCTCCTTTTGGCAGAGCGATTTCCTTCGTCCGAAATCGACACCATCGAAGTCGATCCCGAAAGACATGAAATTGCCGTTTCCGCCATGAAAGAAGCAGGCATGGAAGACCGCGTCCACTGCCACCTGGGCGATGCTGCGGACATCCTGAAAACATTATCCGGCACTTACGATTTCCTCTACCTCGACGGCCCCAAAGGCCAGTACCTGAGGGAACTTATGGAAATCGAGCCGAAACTTTCCCCGCGCGCCGTGATCTGCGCCGACAACGTCCTCTTCCGGGGACTCGTCAGAAGCAGCGAGCCCGTAGCGCACCGCTACCGGACACTCGTCATGCGCCTCCGGGAATACATTTCCTATGTAGAGGAAAAATACAATACAGTCATTTATGAAGAGGGAGACGGCCTGGCCGTTTCCTCACCGAAAGATATAAAGAGGTAA